The DNA sequence TGACGGCGCAGTACACGGCCCTCGTCACGACGCTGGGCCAGCTCCAGAACGAGCAGAACTACTTGACCCAGCAGATCAACGCGATGAACCCGTCGTCGAACAACTGACGCCGGACTCTCCCCAGAAAGCTCGAGGATCGACATGCCTACAGCGGCACAGACCTACCGCGACAACGCCATCCTCTCCGCGTCGCCGTCGCGCCTGCTCACCATGCTGTACGACCGGCTGCTGCTCGACCTGAACACGGCGAAGGACGCGCTCGACGCCGGCGACCTCGCTGTCGCCGACTACCGGCTCACCCACGCGGTCGACATCCTCAGCGCGCTGGCGGGCTCGCTGCGCCTGGACGTCTGGAACGCGGCCGAGAGCCTTCTCGGCCTGTACATCTACGTGTCGAACGCGCTGATCCACTGCCGGGTGACCCGGGATGTCACGCTGGTCATCGAGGCCGTGGCGCTGCTGGAACCGCTCCGCCAGGCCTGGCACCAGGCCGCGGACTCCCTGTCGGCGGGGACCTCGTGGGAGGTCGACGCCGCGGACGACAACAGCGAGGTCGTGGCGATTGCCTGACGACGGCGGGTGGGCGGAGGCGCTCGACGCACTCGAGGCGCGCGCGGCGCAGGCGGCGGGGCCGGAGGCCCTCGAGCCATGGCGCCCGGACGCGCCCCTCCCCGCACTGCCGGCGGCGCTCGCCGAGCGTGCGCGCGAGGTGCAGGCCGCGCAGCAGCGCGCGATCGACGGGCTGCGCGATCAGCAGGAGCGGATCCGCGCCGAGCTGGAGTCGCTCGGCACCGTCCAGACGCCGCGCACGGACGCAGAACCTCCGGTCTACCTCGATCTGATCGGCTAGGACGCTAACGGCCCCGCCGATCCTGCCGATAGGCCACTACGAGCACGGATCGCTCGCCGCGGGCCACGGATCGGCCTCCTCCTGGGAATACCACGATTCATGAGGTGAGCCTTGCTCGATTCCGTGACGATGAACGCGATGCACTCCGCCCTCGACGGCTATGCCGCGGCGCAGACCGCGATCTCGAACAACATCGCGAACATCAATACGCCCGGCTACCACGCCCAAGTCGTCGACTTCGCGTCCGCCCTGGAGAAGTCGGTGGCGGCCCACAGCGGCCAGCTGCCCGCCTCCGCCATCGCGGCGACGACGAGCATGGACCCGACCCGGCTGAACGGCAACAACGTCTCGCTCGAGCAGGAGACCCTCGCCGAGGTCACCAACGGCCTGAAGTTCCAGGCGGCCTCGCAGGCGATGTCCCAGCAGTTCAGTGAGCTCCGCGCCGCTGCGACGGTGAACTGACCATGAGCTACGACGCCATCGGCATCTCCGGCACGGGCATGACCCTCAACCAGACGTGGCTGGACTCGATCAGCGACAACCTCGCGAACATCAACGACACCACCTCCCCCACCAACCCCGCCTTCCAGGAGCGCTTCGTGCAGGCGCAGGCGAACCCCGGCATGAACGGCGTCTCGATCGGCGGCGTGGTCTACGGATCGTCCGCGGGACAGCTCGTCTACTCCCCCGGCGACCCGAACGCGGACTCGCAGGGCTACGTCAAGAAGACCACCATCGACATGGCCAGCCAGATGACCGACCTGATCGAGGCGCAGCGCGCGTACCAGGCGAACTCGAACGCGGTGAACGCCGCCAAGGACATGTACCAGTCGGCCCTCCAGATCGGAGCCAAGTGATGAGCATCCCGGCCATCGGAGCACTCTCGCTCGGAAACGTCCAGCAGCCGACTCCCGCCGTCGCTCCCGCCTCGTCGGGATCCGGCGCAGGCGGCTTCGGCGCCGCGCTGACGGGCGCGGTGAACAACCTCCAGCAGCTGCAGAGCACGTCCGACGCGGCGAACGTCAAGGCGGTCACCGGCAACCTGAACGACATCCAGGACGCGACCGTCGCCGCGGCCCGCGTGCAGACGACGGTGCAGCTCATGGCGACGCTGCGCAACCAGGCCGTCGACGCGTTCAACACGATCATGCGGATGGGCGGGTAGGTGCCGGCCCGGCTCCAGGCGATCCTCAAGCGCGTCGGCGCGACGATCGCCGGCTTCAGCTTCGCGCAGAAGACCGTCTCGGTCCTCGCGCTCCTCGTGCTCACGCTCGGCGTGACCGGCCTGTCGGTCTGGCTGACCCAGCCGCAGTACGTCCCGCTGTTCAGCGGGATCTCGGCCTCCGACGCCTCGGCCATCACCACGCAGCTGCACACCGACAACGTGCCGTACCAGTTGACGGACGGCGGGGCGACCATCCTCGTGCCGCAGGCGCAGGTCTACCAGGAGCGCCTGAAGGCGGCGGCGGCCAACCTCCCGACCAGCAGCAACCAGGGCTACTCCCTGCTCGACAACATGGGCGTCACGACCTCCGAGTTCCAGCAGGACGTCACGTACAAGCGCGCGATGGAGGGCGAGCTCGCCAGCACGATCGACGCGATGCAGGGCGTCAAGACCGCCTCGGTCAAGCTGGCGATCCCGCAGCCGACGGTGTTCACCGACCAGGCGCAGGACCCGACGGCGAGCGTCTTCGTCGACGAGAGCGCCGGCACCACCCTGACGCCGGCGCAGGTGCAGGCGATCGTGCACCTCGTCTCGTCCTCGACCGTGGGCATGAAGCCCACCGACGTCTCCGTCATCGACGCCGCGGGCAACGTGCTCTCGGCCATGGGAGGAGCCACCGCAGGCTCGACCGGCGACCAGGCGAAGGCCTACGACAGCGCCGTGCAGGCCAGCGTGCAGTCGATGCTCGACAAGGTGCTCGGCTCGGGCAACTCGACCGTCGTCGTGAGCGCGCTGATGGACAACTCGACCTCCACGAAGACGACCGACAGCTACAGCATCCCGACCGGCGCGCCGCAGACGAGCTCGTCGTCGCAGAAAGAGACCTACACCGGCACCGGAGCTGCGGCCCAGTCCGGCGTGCTCGGCACCAGCTCCACGACGAACGGGGTCTCGAACACCGCGGCGAACAGCGGAGGCAACGGCAGCTACAGCTCGGAGAACACCACGAGCGACAACGCGCTGGACAAGACCAGCGTCACGCAGCAGATCCCGGCGGGCGGTGTCCAGCGGCAGACGGTCTCCGTCGCGGTCGACAGCGCGGCGGCGACCAAGGCCGGGGTGAGCTCGAGCCAGCTCCAGCAGATGGTGGCCAACGCCTCCGGCGTCGACACCTCGCGCGGCGACGCGGTGGGCGTGCAACTGGTCAACTTCTCGCAGGCGAACGCGCAGGCCGCGAAGCAGGCGCTCGCGCAGGCCCAGGCGCAGACGCAGCAGGCGCAGCTGGACTCGTGGATCCGCACCGGCCTGATCGCCGCGGGCATCGTGGTCGCGATGATCGTCGCGCTCATCGTCTTCCGCCGCCGCCGCAGGAACGCGGAGGTCGACGGTGGCGACCGTTACGAGGAGCTGGCCGCGCCGACCCTCGCCTTCACGCAGGTCGCCGCGCCGACCGTGCCGCTGACCACCCCTCCGCCGACGCCGGCCGCCGTCGAGTCGGAGCAGCGCAGGGCCGAGATCGAGCAGCTCGCCGTGGACGACCCGCGTCGTGCCGCGGACTTCCTGCTCAGCCTGATGGGTGAGAAGGAGCCGACGCCGTGACCGACACCAAGACGGCGCCGCTGACGGGTGCGCAGAAGGCCGCCCTGATCCTGATGAACCTGGATCAGGCGGCGGCGGCGCGCGTCATGCAGCAGTTCAGCGAGGCGGAGTCCGAGGAGATCGCCGCGGAGATCGTCGCGCTCAAGCGCGTGGACCGCCAGCAGGCCGAAGCGGCGCTCGTGGAGTTCCACGAGCTCGCCGTGCGGCAGCAGGCGCGTGTCAGCGGCGGCCGCAGCGCGGCCATCGGCCTGCTGGAGGCGTCCTTCGGCACCGAGCGCGCCGCCGGCGTGATGTCCCGCGTGGCGTCCTCCCTCGCCGGGCGCGCCTTCGAGTTCCTGGACACCGCCGACCCCGCGCAGGTCGCACTCCTGCTCGACGGCGAGCTGTCGCAGACCATGGCGACCGTGCTCGCCCATCTGCGCGCCGACCAGGCATCGCGGGTGCTCGCGGCGCTCAAGCCGGAGATCCGCACCGACGTGGCGCACTGCATCGCGACCATGGGGAGCGTGAGCCCGGAGGTGGCGCGCACCGTCGCCGACACGCTGCGCAGCCGCGCCGGTTCGGTCGTCAAGACCAAGGACCAGCAGGACGCCATCGGCGGCGTGCAGCCCCTGGTGGACATCATCAACCGGTCGAGCGTCGCCAACGAGCGCGCGCTCCTCGACGAACTGGACCAGCGCGATCCCGACCTGGCCGCCGAGGTGCGCTCGCGGATGCTGACGTTCGCGGACATCGTGAAGCTGGAGCCGCGCGACGTGCAGCAGGTGCTGCGCGGCATCGACGTCTCCATGCTGGCGATCGCCATGAAGGGCTCCCCCGAGGCGACCAGGGACGTCATCCGCGCCAACCTCTCGGAGCGCAACCTCGAGGTGCTCGACGAGGAGTCGTCGGTGCTCGGCTCGATCCGGCTCTCCCGGGTCGAGGAGGCCAGGGCCGAGATCGTGCGCGCCATCCGCGACCTCGAAGCGGAGGGCACGATCACGGTGCACCGCTCGGACGAGGACGAATATGTCGAATAGTGCGTTCGCCCCGGTGCGGTACCCCGAGCTCGGGTCGACCGGCACGGCCGTCGCGGCCGGAGCCGGCGGCGCGTCGAGCGCGCGGGCCCGCGGGTTCGCGGCCGGGTACAGCGAGGGCCTGCGGCGCGCCGAAGCCGAGTTCGCGGAGGCCGAGCGCGTCCGGCTCCAGCACTGGCAGGCGGCGGAGGCGGAGTCCGCTGCGGCGACCCGGCGCGCCCTGGCGGCGCTCGCCGCGGCCGCCGAGGGCGTGCGCGCTCTCGCCGTCCCCGTCGTCGCCACCGCCGACGACGCCCTGGTGGAGGCGGCGCTCGCGCTCGCCGAGGCCATCCTCCAGCGCGAGGTCGCCGAGGGCCACGTCGAAGCGGCCGACACGTTGCGCCGGGTCATCGCCGCGACTCCGGCCGGAGAGCTGGTCTCGGTGCGGATGCATCCGGACGACGCCGCTGCCGTCGCGCAGGAGGTCGGCGCCCTCCCGGAGATCGTGGCCGACCCCTCCATCGCGCCGGGCGACGCTGTCGCCGTCCTGCGCGACGGCTGGCTGGACGCCCGGATCGACGCGGGCCTCGAACGGGCGCGCACCGTCCTGACGGGAGACCGCGCATGACCGGGTACGCGCCGGGAGGCGAGCGGCTGGCGCCGGCGGTCCGCGCGGCAGCGCCGGAGCGGATCGGTCGCGTCTCCTCCGTCGTCGGCCTCGGCATCGAGGTGGCCGGACTGGAGGGCGCGGTCGGCGACCTCGTCGCGATCGGCGAGCCGGGAGCGGACACCGCGGCCCAGGTCGTCGCCGTGCGCCCGGGCCTGCTCACCTGCATGGTGCTGTCCGGAACGGCGGCGCACCCCATCGGCACGCCCGTGCGCACCGCGCCGGCCGCTCCGGCCGTCCCCGTCGGCGACGCCCTGCTCGGCCGGGTCATCGACGGACTCGGCCGTCCGATCGACGGCAAGGGACCCCTTCCTCCGCTGCAGCACGTCGCCCTGGCCAAGACCGCGCCCGGTCCGCTGGAGCGCGCCAGGATCACGTCGCCCCTGCAGCTCGGCGTGCGCGCCCTCGACACCCTGGTGTCCACCGGCCGCGGGCAGCGGCTCGGCCTCTTCGCCGGCTCGGGCGTGGGAAAGTCGTCGCTGCTGTCGATGATCGCCCGCGGGACCGACGCCGAGGTGTCGGTGATCGCCCTGATCGGCGAGCGCGGCCGCGAGGTGCGCGAGTTCATCGAGGACGACCTCGGCCCCGACGGTCTGGCCCGATCGATCGTCGTCGTCTCCACCTCGGACGAGCCCGCTCTGATGCGGCTGCGGGCCTCCCTCGTCGCGACCCGGATCGCGGAGTGGCACCGCGACCGCGGCCAGCACGTCGTGCTGATGATGGACTCGCTGACCCGCGTCGCCATGGCGCAGCGCGAGATCGGCCTCTCGGCCGGAGAGCCCCCGGCCACGCGCGGCTACCCGCCGTCGACGTTCTCCACGCTGGCCTCGCTCTTGGAGCGCGCCGGAGCGGCGGCCACCGGATCGATCACCGGGCTCTACACGGTCCTGGTCGACGGCGACGACCACAACGAGCCCATCGCGGACGCGGCGCGTTCGATCCTCGACGGCCACGTCGTCCTCGACCGCGCGCTCGCGATCACCGGCCACTTCCCCTCCATCGACGTGCTGGGCTCGATCTCCCGGCTCGCCTCGAAGATCACTCCCCGGGACCGGCTGGCCGACGCGACGGCGCTGCGCGCGGTGCTCTCCGCACGCCGGAGCGCCCAGGACCTGCTCGACGTCGGCGCGTACAAGCCGGGTGCGAACGCCCGGGTCGACGCCGCGGTGCAGTTCGAGGCGGCGATCGACGGCTTCCTCCAGCAGGGCATGGATCAGCAGTCCACGGCGGACGGGGCGTGGGATTCGCTCCGCGAGCTGACCCGGGCGTTCGGAGCGGCCGCATGAAGCGATTCGGACTGGCGGGGCTCCTGCGCGTGCGCGACCTCGAGGAGCAGCGCGCCGCGGCGGAGCTCGCCGAGGCGAACCGGGCGGTGGACGCCGTCCGCGCCCGGGGATCCCGGACGCGCGCGTCGCTGGCCGGGGTCCGGTCGGAGGCCGTGGACGCCGCCACCCTCTCGGCCGTGGTCGCCGCACGGGCGAGCGCCCAGGTGCTGCTCGGCGAGCTGTCGGCCCTGCACGAACTCGCGGCCAGGGAGGCCGGGGAGGCCCGGTCGGCGCACGGCGCCGCGCGCGCGTCCGCCGTCTCGCTGGAGAAGCTCCGGCGGCGGCACACCGATTCCGAGATCGCCCGCGAGCTGCGCGAGGAGCAGTCCGCCCTCGACGAGGTGGCCATCCAGGGTTGGCGCGAGAGCAGGAAGGACGCGGTATGAGCATCACGGAGGCCGTGGGGCGCATCCAGCAGATCGAGTCCCAGATGGTGCAGCTCGCCGGCGGGCAGCCGGCGCAGACCGCGCAGACGACCAGCGCCGCCGCGTCCGCCTTCGCGACGAGCCTGGCCGCGGCGACCGGGACGACCGGCGCCCAGGTCACGCCGGCGGCCGGGCAACAGGCGTCGAACGGGACCACCGGCGCGGACATCGTGGCCGACGCCCGCAAGTACCTCGGCGTCCCCTACGTCTTCGGCGGCACGACCAGCGCGGGCCTCGACTGCTCCGGGCTCGTGCAGCGCGTCTACGGCGATATGGGGATCTCGCTGCCGCGACTGGTCTCCGGCCAGTCGACCATCGGCCAGGCCGTGCCGTCGCTCGCCGACGCGCAGCCGGGCGACCTCATCGTCTGCAACGGCGGCGAGCACATCGTCATCTACGCGGGCAACGGGAAGATCATCCAGGCGCCCAAGCCGGGCGGCTCGGTCGAAGAGATGGACAACTGGATCTCGCCGTCGAACGTGGTGACCATCCGCCGGATCGTGCCGACCGCCACGGCGGCCACATCGGCGACCATGTCCGCGTCGTCGGCCGCGGCGCTCGCGTCGCTGCTCGGCTCCGGCGGCTCCGCGTCGTCGCTCGCGTCGCTGCTCGGGTCGAACGGTGGATCGTCGGTCCTCGGCCTGCTCGGTTCGAGCGGAGGGTCGGCGCTCTCGGGGCTCCTCGGCTCCGGCGGCGGCAGCGCGCTGGCGGC is a window from the Leifsonia shinshuensis genome containing:
- the fliS gene encoding flagellar export chaperone FliS, whose amino-acid sequence is MPTAAQTYRDNAILSASPSRLLTMLYDRLLLDLNTAKDALDAGDLAVADYRLTHAVDILSALAGSLRLDVWNAAESLLGLYIYVSNALIHCRVTRDVTLVIEAVALLEPLRQAWHQAADSLSAGTSWEVDAADDNSEVVAIA
- the flgB gene encoding flagellar basal body rod protein FlgB codes for the protein MLDSVTMNAMHSALDGYAAAQTAISNNIANINTPGYHAQVVDFASALEKSVAAHSGQLPASAIAATTSMDPTRLNGNNVSLEQETLAEVTNGLKFQAASQAMSQQFSELRAAATVN
- the flgC gene encoding flagellar basal body rod protein FlgC, with amino-acid sequence MSYDAIGISGTGMTLNQTWLDSISDNLANINDTTSPTNPAFQERFVQAQANPGMNGVSIGGVVYGSSAGQLVYSPGDPNADSQGYVKKTTIDMASQMTDLIEAQRAYQANSNAVNAAKDMYQSALQIGAK
- a CDS encoding flagellar hook-basal body complex protein FliE; the protein is MSIPAIGALSLGNVQQPTPAVAPASSGSGAGGFGAALTGAVNNLQQLQSTSDAANVKAVTGNLNDIQDATVAAARVQTTVQLMATLRNQAVDAFNTIMRMGG
- the fliF gene encoding flagellar basal-body MS-ring/collar protein FliF, whose protein sequence is MPARLQAILKRVGATIAGFSFAQKTVSVLALLVLTLGVTGLSVWLTQPQYVPLFSGISASDASAITTQLHTDNVPYQLTDGGATILVPQAQVYQERLKAAAANLPTSSNQGYSLLDNMGVTTSEFQQDVTYKRAMEGELASTIDAMQGVKTASVKLAIPQPTVFTDQAQDPTASVFVDESAGTTLTPAQVQAIVHLVSSSTVGMKPTDVSVIDAAGNVLSAMGGATAGSTGDQAKAYDSAVQASVQSMLDKVLGSGNSTVVVSALMDNSTSTKTTDSYSIPTGAPQTSSSSQKETYTGTGAAAQSGVLGTSSTTNGVSNTAANSGGNGSYSSENTTSDNALDKTSVTQQIPAGGVQRQTVSVAVDSAAATKAGVSSSQLQQMVANASGVDTSRGDAVGVQLVNFSQANAQAAKQALAQAQAQTQQAQLDSWIRTGLIAAGIVVAMIVALIVFRRRRRNAEVDGGDRYEELAAPTLAFTQVAAPTVPLTTPPPTPAAVESEQRRAEIEQLAVDDPRRAADFLLSLMGEKEPTP
- the fliG gene encoding flagellar motor switch protein FliG; this encodes MNLDQAAAARVMQQFSEAESEEIAAEIVALKRVDRQQAEAALVEFHELAVRQQARVSGGRSAAIGLLEASFGTERAAGVMSRVASSLAGRAFEFLDTADPAQVALLLDGELSQTMATVLAHLRADQASRVLAALKPEIRTDVAHCIATMGSVSPEVARTVADTLRSRAGSVVKTKDQQDAIGGVQPLVDIINRSSVANERALLDELDQRDPDLAAEVRSRMLTFADIVKLEPRDVQQVLRGIDVSMLAIAMKGSPEATRDVIRANLSERNLEVLDEESSVLGSIRLSRVEEARAEIVRAIRDLEAEGTITVHRSDEDEYVE
- a CDS encoding FliH/SctL family protein, giving the protein MSNSAFAPVRYPELGSTGTAVAAGAGGASSARARGFAAGYSEGLRRAEAEFAEAERVRLQHWQAAEAESAAATRRALAALAAAAEGVRALAVPVVATADDALVEAALALAEAILQREVAEGHVEAADTLRRVIAATPAGELVSVRMHPDDAAAVAQEVGALPEIVADPSIAPGDAVAVLRDGWLDARIDAGLERARTVLTGDRA
- a CDS encoding FliI/YscN family ATPase, whose amino-acid sequence is MTGYAPGGERLAPAVRAAAPERIGRVSSVVGLGIEVAGLEGAVGDLVAIGEPGADTAAQVVAVRPGLLTCMVLSGTAAHPIGTPVRTAPAAPAVPVGDALLGRVIDGLGRPIDGKGPLPPLQHVALAKTAPGPLERARITSPLQLGVRALDTLVSTGRGQRLGLFAGSGVGKSSLLSMIARGTDAEVSVIALIGERGREVREFIEDDLGPDGLARSIVVVSTSDEPALMRLRASLVATRIAEWHRDRGQHVVLMMDSLTRVAMAQREIGLSAGEPPATRGYPPSTFSTLASLLERAGAAATGSITGLYTVLVDGDDHNEPIADAARSILDGHVVLDRALAITGHFPSIDVLGSISRLASKITPRDRLADATALRAVLSARRSAQDLLDVGAYKPGANARVDAAVQFEAAIDGFLQQGMDQQSTADGAWDSLRELTRAFGAAA
- a CDS encoding flagellar FliJ family protein, producing the protein MKRFGLAGLLRVRDLEEQRAAAELAEANRAVDAVRARGSRTRASLAGVRSEAVDAATLSAVVAARASAQVLLGELSALHELAAREAGEARSAHGAARASAVSLEKLRRRHTDSEIARELREEQSALDEVAIQGWRESRKDAV
- a CDS encoding C40 family peptidase, whose product is MSITEAVGRIQQIESQMVQLAGGQPAQTAQTTSAAASAFATSLAAATGTTGAQVTPAAGQQASNGTTGADIVADARKYLGVPYVFGGTTSAGLDCSGLVQRVYGDMGISLPRLVSGQSTIGQAVPSLADAQPGDLIVCNGGEHIVIYAGNGKIIQAPKPGGSVEEMDNWISPSNVVTIRRIVPTATAATSATMSASSAAALASLLGSGGSASSLASLLGSNGGSSVLGLLGSSGGSALSGLLGSGGGSALAALLGQSSGVNS